Proteins from a genomic interval of Geodermatophilus obscurus DSM 43160:
- a CDS encoding VTT domain-containing protein, whose translation MPTQRTTAVLEVAGAHRATEKALTEETLGQRPGVLAVQADPIAQTAVVTYDPAQTSMVELASWVRECGRRCTGRSVAAHRTTSAAPTGTLDLDPVGDQLPTTTRWRRFTPWQGPATRVDVALMAAILAVVALGLVLRPLEPFLLASHPVALEFLTGDLTAIGAAAAFARIGETPLWLVVVAGAVGMVKFDWLTWWIGRRWGGGIIKMLTTSERAQRVAAHATKVNPWILRAAVVLAVLPGVPTAVVYAMAGWARMRLATFLLLDLAGALLMTGLVAGLGYGLGQRAVDLVLLIDEHASAVSLTMIILAAVIPLIKRRIRRNR comes from the coding sequence ATGCCGACTCAGCGGACGACGGCGGTGCTCGAGGTCGCCGGGGCGCACCGGGCCACGGAGAAGGCGCTCACCGAGGAGACGCTCGGACAGCGGCCAGGCGTGCTCGCCGTGCAGGCCGACCCGATCGCGCAGACCGCGGTGGTCACCTACGACCCGGCGCAGACGTCCATGGTTGAACTCGCTTCTTGGGTGCGCGAGTGCGGTCGGCGCTGCACCGGCCGGTCAGTCGCTGCCCACCGGACCACGAGCGCCGCACCGACCGGGACTCTCGACCTCGACCCGGTCGGCGATCAGCTGCCGACGACCACACGGTGGCGTCGGTTCACTCCCTGGCAGGGACCCGCCACCCGAGTCGACGTGGCGTTGATGGCCGCGATCCTGGCGGTGGTGGCGCTCGGGCTCGTGTTGCGGCCGCTCGAGCCGTTCCTGCTCGCCTCGCACCCGGTGGCCCTGGAGTTCCTCACCGGCGACCTAACGGCGATCGGCGCCGCCGCAGCATTCGCCCGGATCGGCGAGACCCCGCTCTGGCTGGTCGTCGTCGCCGGTGCGGTCGGCATGGTCAAGTTCGACTGGCTCACCTGGTGGATCGGACGGCGGTGGGGCGGGGGCATCATCAAGATGCTCACCACGAGCGAGCGCGCCCAGCGCGTCGCCGCCCACGCCACGAAGGTGAACCCGTGGATCCTCCGGGCCGCGGTCGTCCTCGCCGTCCTGCCGGGCGTCCCCACCGCGGTGGTCTACGCCATGGCCGGCTGGGCCAGGATGCGCCTGGCCACCTTCCTCCTCCTCGACCTCGCGGGTGCCCTGTTGATGACCGGCCTGGTCGCGGGGCTCGGCTACGGGCTCGGGCAGCGGGCGGTGGACCTCGTGCTGCTGATCGACGAGCACGCGTCGGCGGTGAGCCTGACGATGATCATCCTGGCCGCAGTGATCCCCCTGATCAAGCGGCGGATCCGGCGGAACCGTTGA
- a CDS encoding IclR family transcriptional regulator — MDDTEGATRSPALPGPGPRRRTTTGDEGAKLNQSVRKAITLLRAAADDDRANVSSLARAAGLPRATALRMIQTLEQEGFLLRVAGDDRVLLGPELLRLARNTDEGLLLLEAARPVVGELVAAVRETGTLSVVAPDGGLDLVHQVDAPHHLRPGSWVGQRFPLHASASGKVLLATFDDEQLERFLRNPLVRLTPSTITTADDLRVDLGRVREQGHALSVDEAEEGLSGVATGIHGQAGELVGVLTVSGPTQRLDGRRARRAADHLARAAGRIEAALHRGPARARAL, encoded by the coding sequence ATGGACGACACGGAAGGCGCGACGAGGTCACCGGCCCTGCCGGGCCCGGGACCTCGTCGCCGCACGACGACCGGTGACGAGGGAGCCAAGCTCAACCAGTCGGTCAGGAAGGCGATCACCCTGCTGCGCGCGGCCGCCGACGACGACAGGGCGAACGTCTCGTCGCTGGCCAGGGCTGCGGGGCTCCCCCGGGCCACGGCCCTGCGGATGATCCAGACGCTGGAACAGGAGGGCTTCCTCCTCCGGGTCGCGGGTGACGACCGGGTGCTCCTCGGGCCGGAACTGCTCCGCCTGGCCCGGAACACCGACGAGGGCCTCCTCCTCCTCGAGGCAGCCCGCCCGGTCGTCGGTGAGCTGGTGGCCGCGGTCAGGGAGACCGGGACGCTTAGCGTGGTGGCCCCCGACGGGGGCCTGGACCTGGTGCACCAGGTCGACGCGCCCCACCATCTCCGACCGGGATCCTGGGTCGGACAGCGGTTCCCGCTGCACGCCAGCGCGAGCGGGAAGGTGCTGCTCGCCACGTTCGACGACGAGCAGCTCGAGCGTTTCCTCCGCAACCCGCTCGTACGCCTCACCCCGTCGACGATCACGACGGCCGACGACCTGCGCGTCGACCTCGGCCGCGTCCGCGAGCAGGGTCATGCCCTCTCCGTCGACGAGGCGGAGGAAGGCCTGTCGGGCGTCGCGACGGGCATCCACGGGCAGGCCGGCGAGCTCGTCGGCGTGCTCACCGTCAGCGGCCCCACGCAGCGACTCGACGGGCGCCGGGCGAGACGCGCGGCCGACCACCTCGCCCGCGCGGCCGGCCGCATCGAGGCAGCACTCCATCGGGGGCCGGCGCGCGCCCGGGCCCTCTGA
- a CDS encoding hybrid-cluster NAD(P)-dependent oxidoreductase, with the protein MTEPSSPVAVLDAVPPVRSPAGGHAGLTAHPSALPVWGDTDNCTLVCRQVLDITHDVKTFLFESEDPALFHYDPGQFITLRLQMGGRAVDRCYTISTPPTRPHLIGITVKRQPGGLVSNWLHDTMGSGQRISADGPFGLFSVARHPAGKYLFLSAGSGITPLMSMTRTLHDLGADTDVLFVHSARTPSDIVFQRELDVMASVAPTLRVAHVCERDSPREPWVGLRGFLSDEMLRVLAPDLQEREVFCCGPAPYMAAVRRMLDTAGFDMTRYHEESFSFGELTVEAAPAPADSAGADGSQPPSAGAQPVAFSVEFVRSGRTFICGADENVLDAAYAAGLAPPSSCGQGMCGTCKTTMLSGSVDMQHQGGIRPREIAQHKLLICCSKPLSDLRIDA; encoded by the coding sequence ATGACCGAGCCCTCCAGCCCCGTGGCGGTTCTGGATGCCGTCCCGCCGGTGCGGTCCCCCGCTGGTGGGCACGCCGGTCTCACAGCCCACCCGTCCGCGCTCCCCGTCTGGGGGGACACGGACAACTGCACGCTGGTGTGCCGGCAGGTCCTCGACATCACCCACGACGTCAAGACGTTCCTCTTCGAGTCCGAGGACCCCGCGCTGTTCCACTACGACCCCGGTCAGTTCATCACCCTGCGACTGCAGATGGGCGGCCGCGCGGTCGACCGGTGCTACACGATCTCCACGCCACCGACGCGGCCCCACCTGATCGGGATCACGGTCAAGCGGCAGCCCGGAGGGCTGGTGTCCAACTGGCTGCACGACACCATGGGCTCTGGGCAGCGCATCTCCGCCGACGGACCGTTCGGGCTCTTCTCCGTCGCCCGCCACCCGGCGGGCAAGTACCTGTTCCTGTCGGCAGGCAGCGGGATCACCCCGCTCATGTCCATGACCCGCACGTTGCACGACCTCGGCGCGGACACCGACGTCCTGTTCGTGCACAGCGCACGGACGCCGTCCGACATCGTCTTCCAGCGCGAGCTCGACGTGATGGCGAGCGTGGCGCCCACGCTCCGGGTCGCCCACGTCTGCGAACGCGACTCCCCTCGGGAGCCGTGGGTCGGGCTGCGGGGCTTTCTCAGCGACGAGATGCTGCGGGTGCTCGCCCCCGACCTCCAGGAGCGCGAGGTGTTCTGCTGCGGACCCGCCCCGTACATGGCCGCGGTCCGTCGGATGCTCGACACGGCGGGCTTCGACATGACGCGGTACCACGAGGAGTCGTTCTCGTTCGGGGAGCTCACGGTGGAGGCGGCTCCCGCACCGGCGGACTCCGCCGGTGCCGACGGATCCCAGCCGCCGAGCGCTGGAGCACAGCCCGTCGCCTTCTCGGTGGAGTTCGTCCGCAGCGGTCGCACCTTCATCTGCGGCGCCGACGAGAACGTCCTGGACGCCGCGTATGCGGCTGGGTTGGCCCCTCCCTCGTCGTGCGGCCAGGGAATGTGCGGCACCTGCAAGACGACGATGCTGTCGGGCAGCGTGGACATGCAGCACCAGGGTGGGATCCGCCCGCGTGAGATCGCGCAGCACAAGCTCCTCATCTGTTGCTCCAAGCCGCTCAGCGACCTCCGGATCGACGCCTGA
- a CDS encoding aromatic ring-hydroxylating oxygenase subunit alpha — MTVQLERPAGPDVVDLVARRVPGYSLEAPFYTSQEVFDLDVRAIFAAHWLFAAAEAELPEPGDFVTVAVGSYSVIIVRDDDEELRAFHNVCRHRGSRLLDEPRGSVGNLVCPYHHWTYGVDGRLLHADNQPASFDRSCFSLRPVHLRSIGGLVFLCLAHDPPADFDEVAARIEPFLAPYGLRRAKVAHQDDIVETGNWKLVMENNRECYHCDGHPELVSAYFPLFGYSREDLPPRLRPVYQRYDEAAAALRSACVRQGFPVEGARELDTRATGFQLSHAPLDGAGKSFNTNGESVCSRLMGSMTTDRFGDLSLHVQPNSWFHVLADHAVVFSVLPLAPDRTLLRTTWLVHPDAVEGVDYDVPTLTRVWQATNQQDGTLVARTQRGVEDPGYQPGPYSTVEGDVEAFVTWYVSRLAAHLSR; from the coding sequence ATGACCGTGCAGCTCGAGCGCCCCGCCGGTCCCGACGTGGTCGACCTGGTGGCGCGTCGTGTTCCCGGGTACAGCCTGGAGGCGCCCTTCTACACGAGTCAGGAGGTCTTCGACCTGGACGTGCGCGCGATCTTCGCCGCGCACTGGCTCTTCGCGGCCGCCGAGGCGGAACTCCCCGAACCGGGCGACTTCGTCACCGTCGCGGTGGGCAGCTACTCCGTGATCATCGTGCGGGACGACGACGAGGAGCTGCGTGCCTTCCACAACGTGTGCCGGCACCGCGGCTCCCGGCTCCTCGACGAGCCGCGCGGCAGCGTCGGGAACCTCGTCTGCCCCTACCACCACTGGACCTACGGCGTCGACGGTCGCCTGCTGCACGCCGACAACCAGCCGGCCTCGTTCGACCGCAGCTGCTTCAGCCTCAGGCCGGTCCACCTGCGCAGCATCGGCGGTCTGGTGTTCCTGTGCCTCGCCCATGACCCACCGGCCGACTTCGACGAGGTCGCCGCGCGCATCGAGCCCTTCCTGGCCCCGTACGGGCTACGTCGGGCGAAGGTCGCCCACCAGGACGACATCGTCGAGACCGGCAACTGGAAGCTCGTCATGGAGAACAACCGCGAGTGCTACCACTGCGACGGCCACCCCGAGCTGGTGAGCGCCTACTTCCCCCTGTTCGGCTACTCGCGCGAGGACCTCCCGCCGCGGCTGCGGCCCGTCTACCAGCGCTACGACGAGGCCGCCGCCGCGCTCCGGTCGGCGTGCGTCCGGCAGGGCTTCCCGGTCGAGGGAGCTCGGGAACTCGACACACGCGCCACGGGGTTCCAGCTCTCCCACGCCCCGCTCGACGGTGCCGGCAAGTCGTTCAACACGAACGGCGAGTCGGTGTGCAGCAGGCTCATGGGGTCCATGACCACCGACCGCTTCGGTGACCTGTCCCTGCACGTGCAGCCGAACTCGTGGTTCCACGTGCTGGCCGACCACGCGGTGGTGTTCTCCGTGCTGCCGCTCGCCCCCGACCGGACCCTCCTGCGGACGACGTGGCTGGTCCACCCGGACGCGGTGGAGGGCGTGGACTACGACGTGCCCACCCTGACCAGGGTCTGGCAGGCGACGAACCAGCAGGACGGGACCCTGGTGGCCCGCACCCAGAGGGGTGTCGAGGACCCCGGTTACCAGCCGGGCCCGTACTCGACGGTCGAGGGGGACGTCGAGGCCTTCGTCACCTGGTACGTCTCCCGGCTGGCCGCTCACCTGTCCCGCTAG
- a CDS encoding BCCT family transporter: protein MSPDDPERATPAAPRDPREHTRAADGDVTVEETVLVTPRYVHAAPDDDRMHPRAADVDHPVDRTVFVTGLAVTVAFVLWGVLSPTSLATAASSVLAKMIDATGWVYVLVTVGFVALMLLLALSRYGRIRLGRDDERPEFSTVSWISMMFATGMGIGLIFWGVAEPLSHLLTPPLGLVEAATPESAQLGMEYTIFHWGLHPWALYGVVGLALAYATFRKGLPNLLSSIVFPRKDPAHPARRAVDIFGLFITTFGAATSLGLGALQINSGLTRVFDAPQSNTVSIVVIVVLTALFVVSAVSGTERGIKWLANTNAGLAVGILVFVFAFGPTIFLMNTFVESFGGYLAHFVPMSFRTGANGGGEWLAGWTIFYWAWWMSWAPFVGTFMARISRGRTIREFVICVLIVPTLVSTVWFVVMGGTAIRFQLSGVTDMAASLDTGVENTLFAMLDAMPFSTLTAVLVVVLIMLFYVAGADAASLVLGMLSQGGSLHPRTWLVVTWGSMIGAVAIALLLAGGLEAIQTTVIVIGVPFLVVMLGVCYSLLKQLRSEPVVTTVPPGVRTVVAEMRSNTVQPDPAQQPTPAGPENGAAAPTREPTASQTPT, encoded by the coding sequence ATGAGCCCCGACGACCCCGAGCGCGCCACCCCTGCCGCTCCCCGAGACCCCCGGGAGCACACCCGAGCCGCCGACGGCGACGTGACGGTCGAGGAGACGGTCCTCGTCACCCCCCGCTACGTCCACGCCGCGCCCGATGACGACCGGATGCACCCGCGAGCCGCCGACGTGGACCACCCGGTCGACAGGACCGTCTTCGTCACCGGCCTCGCTGTGACCGTGGCGTTCGTGCTCTGGGGTGTGCTCTCGCCGACGTCGTTGGCCACGGCTGCCTCCTCGGTCCTGGCGAAGATGATCGACGCCACCGGCTGGGTGTACGTGCTCGTGACGGTCGGCTTCGTCGCGCTCATGCTGCTGCTCGCGCTCTCGCGCTACGGGCGGATCCGGTTGGGCCGCGACGACGAGCGGCCGGAGTTCAGCACCGTCTCCTGGATCTCGATGATGTTCGCCACCGGGATGGGCATCGGGCTGATCTTCTGGGGCGTCGCCGAGCCGCTGTCGCACCTGCTCACGCCGCCGTTGGGGCTCGTCGAGGCCGCGACGCCGGAGTCCGCCCAGCTCGGCATGGAGTACACGATCTTCCACTGGGGCCTGCACCCGTGGGCGCTGTACGGCGTCGTCGGGCTCGCCCTGGCCTACGCGACGTTCCGCAAGGGCCTGCCCAACCTGCTCAGCTCGATCGTCTTCCCGCGGAAGGACCCCGCGCACCCTGCCCGCCGGGCCGTCGACATCTTCGGCCTGTTCATCACCACCTTCGGGGCGGCCACGTCCCTGGGGCTGGGCGCCCTCCAGATCAACAGCGGGCTGACGCGGGTCTTCGACGCCCCCCAGAGCAACACCGTCTCCATCGTGGTGATCGTCGTGCTGACCGCCCTGTTCGTGGTCTCCGCGGTCAGTGGCACCGAGCGGGGTATCAAGTGGCTGGCGAACACCAACGCCGGGTTGGCCGTCGGGATCCTGGTCTTCGTGTTCGCCTTCGGGCCCACGATCTTCCTGATGAACACCTTCGTCGAGTCCTTCGGCGGCTACCTGGCTCACTTCGTGCCCATGTCGTTCCGCACCGGTGCCAATGGTGGCGGCGAGTGGCTCGCCGGCTGGACGATCTTCTACTGGGCGTGGTGGATGTCGTGGGCCCCGTTCGTGGGCACCTTCATGGCCCGGATCTCCCGAGGGCGGACGATCCGCGAGTTCGTGATCTGCGTGTTGATCGTCCCGACCCTGGTCAGCACCGTCTGGTTCGTGGTGATGGGTGGCACCGCCATCCGGTTCCAGCTGAGCGGGGTCACGGACATGGCCGCGTCACTGGACACCGGCGTCGAGAACACCCTGTTCGCCATGCTCGACGCGATGCCGTTCTCGACGCTCACCGCGGTGCTCGTCGTCGTCCTGATCATGCTGTTCTACGTCGCCGGAGCCGACGCGGCGTCCCTGGTGCTCGGGATGCTCTCCCAGGGCGGCTCGCTCCACCCCCGGACCTGGCTGGTGGTGACGTGGGGATCGATGATCGGCGCGGTCGCGATCGCCCTGCTGCTCGCCGGAGGTCTGGAAGCGATCCAGACCACGGTGATCGTGATCGGGGTCCCGTTCCTGGTCGTCATGCTCGGTGTCTGCTACAGCCTGCTCAAGCAACTGCGCAGCGAGCCGGTGGTCACCACGGTCCCGCCTGGTGTCCGCACGGTGGTCGCGGAGATGCGATCGAACACGGTCCAGCCGGACCCGGCCCAGCAGCCGACGCCGGCCGGCCCCGAGAACGGCGCCGCCGCTCCCACCCGCGAACCGACGGCGTCACAGACACCGACCTGA
- a CDS encoding NAD-dependent epimerase/dehydratase family protein has product MRVFVAGGTGVMGRRLVPQLVARGHQVTATTTSSGHLGLLEQLGADGVVMDGLDAVSVGEAVAAARPDVIVHQMTAISRAHAGKPDIKHMDRFFATTNRLRTEGTDHLLAAAEATGVSHVVAQGHASWNGIREGGWVKTEEDPLDPGPPSMRKGMAAMRHVQDVVVEAGGAVLRYGGFYGPGATDDVVELVRRRQFPLIGGGTGYSSWIHLDDAASATVLAVEQKATGVFNIVDDEPAPASEWLPYLAACTGAKRPVRIPTWLARLVAGDVAVTMMTEGRGFSNAKAKRELGWELRYSSWRQGFKEGLP; this is encoded by the coding sequence ATGCGGGTGTTCGTGGCTGGTGGCACCGGGGTCATGGGGCGGCGACTGGTGCCGCAGCTGGTGGCCCGGGGCCACCAGGTGACCGCTACGACGACGAGCTCGGGCCACTTGGGCCTGCTGGAGCAGCTGGGCGCCGACGGTGTCGTGATGGACGGGCTGGATGCGGTGTCGGTCGGTGAAGCCGTGGCGGCCGCCCGGCCGGACGTGATCGTGCACCAGATGACCGCGATCAGCCGCGCTCACGCCGGCAAGCCCGACATCAAGCACATGGATCGGTTCTTCGCCACGACGAACCGGCTGCGCACCGAGGGGACCGACCACCTGCTGGCCGCGGCCGAGGCGACCGGCGTCTCCCACGTCGTCGCCCAGGGCCACGCCAGTTGGAACGGGATCCGCGAGGGCGGGTGGGTCAAGACCGAGGAGGACCCGCTGGACCCGGGGCCGCCGAGCATGCGCAAGGGGATGGCGGCGATGCGCCACGTCCAGGACGTCGTCGTCGAGGCCGGCGGCGCAGTCCTGCGATACGGCGGGTTCTACGGGCCGGGCGCCACCGATGACGTGGTCGAGCTCGTGCGCAGGCGGCAGTTCCCGCTCATCGGGGGTGGCACCGGCTACAGCTCGTGGATACACCTCGACGACGCGGCGAGCGCGACCGTCCTGGCCGTGGAGCAGAAGGCGACCGGCGTGTTCAACATCGTCGACGACGAACCGGCGCCGGCCAGCGAGTGGCTGCCCTACCTGGCTGCGTGCACGGGCGCGAAGCGGCCCGTGCGGATCCCCACGTGGCTGGCCAGGCTGGTGGCCGGGGACGTGGCCGTGACGATGATGACCGAGGGGCGCGGCTTCTCCAACGCCAAGGCCAAGCGCGAGCTCGGCTGGGAGCTGCGCTACTCCTCGTGGCGGCAGGGCTTCAAGGAAGGGTTGCCGTGA
- a CDS encoding RNA polymerase sigma-70 factor, whose amino-acid sequence MTRAEEFEELRSLLFAIAYRILGSVSEAEDAVQETWLRYQASPTRPTSTKAFLSAVVTRISIDVLRSARVRREEYVGHWLPEPLLDDPYEDPARSAELADSVSMAALLLLERLSPLERAVFVLREVFGFGFPEVASAVGRSEAACRQLAVRARRHMDAGRPRFEADRREREELAERFFDAFRDGDVDRLRELLAADVQLVGDGGGRAPQLARAVVGAAKVARLLAAIVPPMARIHVTFEPREINGQPGAIFRDRDDKVLHTWTLDILDGRIQTIHSLINPDKLGHLGPVADAWAVAREAAQARRLTD is encoded by the coding sequence GTGACCCGGGCCGAGGAGTTCGAGGAGCTGCGGTCCCTGCTGTTCGCGATCGCCTACCGGATCCTCGGCAGTGTGAGCGAGGCCGAGGACGCGGTCCAGGAGACCTGGCTGCGCTACCAGGCCTCCCCGACACGACCCACGTCGACCAAGGCCTTCCTCTCGGCCGTCGTCACCCGGATCTCGATCGACGTGCTGCGCTCGGCCCGCGTGCGGCGGGAGGAGTACGTCGGACACTGGCTCCCCGAGCCGCTGCTCGACGACCCGTACGAGGATCCGGCGCGCTCGGCGGAGTTGGCCGACTCGGTGTCGATGGCGGCCCTGTTGCTGCTCGAGCGGCTCAGCCCGCTCGAACGGGCGGTCTTCGTGCTGCGGGAGGTGTTCGGGTTCGGCTTCCCCGAGGTCGCATCGGCGGTGGGGAGGTCGGAGGCGGCGTGCCGCCAGCTCGCTGTGCGGGCGCGCCGCCACATGGACGCCGGGCGCCCTCGGTTCGAGGCCGACCGAAGGGAACGCGAGGAGCTCGCCGAGCGGTTCTTCGACGCCTTCAGGGACGGCGACGTCGACCGGCTGCGGGAGCTGCTCGCCGCCGACGTCCAGTTGGTCGGGGACGGCGGCGGGAGGGCGCCGCAGTTGGCCAGGGCCGTCGTCGGCGCCGCGAAGGTGGCTCGATTGCTCGCCGCCATCGTCCCGCCGATGGCCCGGATCCACGTGACGTTCGAGCCGCGCGAGATCAACGGCCAACCGGGCGCGATCTTCCGCGACCGGGACGACAAGGTCCTCCACACCTGGACGCTCGACATACTCGACGGGCGGATCCAGACGATCCACTCGCTGATCAACCCCGACAAGCTCGGGCACCTGGGTCCGGTGGCGGACGCCTGGGCCGTCGCCCGCGAGGCGGCCCAGGCTCGCCGGCTCACGGATTGA
- a CDS encoding TraR/DksA family transcriptional regulator encodes MTTLSPAPTTASPDWAPFRVLLETQRADCVRQRELALAETATSMPDLVTVNRAASLLRTIEEIEAALERIAAGTYGTCVRCGSAVPAERLEFRPFAAACVSCQETR; translated from the coding sequence ATGACCACCCTCAGCCCTGCTCCCACCACCGCGTCCCCGGACTGGGCGCCGTTCCGGGTGCTGCTCGAGACCCAGCGGGCCGACTGCGTCCGGCAGCGCGAGCTCGCCCTTGCCGAGACCGCCACGTCGATGCCGGACCTGGTCACGGTCAACCGCGCGGCGAGCCTGCTGCGCACCATCGAGGAGATCGAGGCGGCGCTGGAGCGCATCGCCGCCGGCACCTACGGCACGTGCGTGCGCTGTGGGAGCGCCGTCCCCGCCGAGCGGCTGGAGTTCCGGCCCTTCGCGGCCGCCTGCGTCTCCTGCCAGGAGACCCGCTGA
- a CDS encoding FCD domain-containing protein, with the protein MSDRQFEALSRDVDEAVRRRARLVQDVLSLGPARAARAHGVTRQTASKWAQRYRTGGAAQLSRPAHRRRTTEELRHAVLTAPLWMPTTKWSSRSIADALGVSQSFVARAWEAMRSGTAVSEDLTAATAGRRPEVLGLLVTAEHAVLALQLLRPPGREDPAPPPRVDPAVHRSLRTVLASDLVRREVPATPTTGTEPFWDEVVNAADPDATLMTLESQAAPVPAEVPVRGVCRDVDEWLSLFPVLVGWGPLLSPAPALQLEGELRSWAREPRRAFTWVRPATGAARSPGSAARPPMRHLGPERVLADEIVAAIRQGIAEGRIAGGDRVTERSLAGRLRTSRAQVRTAMRLLERDGLLTITTGHAAVVPVVTTNDVVETYAARRALGALVMRAAVRWSPQERQSVGESLDALERCAATGDVHRTGEADIAFQNALAEASGLVRIAPMLEVLADHLRMFIAVMGLDYAYPIDAILRDDRAIFEAIDSGDGEAAAERWRVKIDDAATYMLGQLAAARARPSGST; encoded by the coding sequence GTGAGCGATCGGCAGTTCGAGGCCCTGTCGCGGGACGTCGACGAGGCGGTCCGCCGGCGTGCCCGACTGGTGCAGGACGTGCTGTCGCTCGGGCCCGCGCGGGCTGCCCGGGCACACGGCGTCACCAGGCAGACCGCCTCGAAGTGGGCGCAGCGGTACCGCACGGGCGGAGCAGCACAGCTGAGCCGGCCCGCCCACCGACGCCGGACGACGGAGGAGCTCAGGCACGCCGTCCTCACCGCGCCGCTGTGGATGCCCACCACCAAGTGGTCGAGTCGTTCCATCGCTGACGCCCTCGGTGTCAGCCAGTCCTTCGTGGCGCGCGCATGGGAGGCCATGCGGTCCGGCACCGCAGTCAGCGAGGACCTGACCGCCGCGACCGCCGGGCGTCGACCGGAGGTCCTCGGCCTCCTGGTGACGGCGGAGCACGCCGTCCTGGCCCTGCAGCTCCTGCGCCCGCCCGGACGGGAGGACCCCGCCCCACCGCCACGCGTCGACCCGGCGGTGCACCGGTCGCTGCGCACGGTCCTGGCGTCCGACCTGGTCCGCCGCGAGGTCCCGGCGACTCCCACCACCGGTACGGAGCCGTTCTGGGACGAGGTGGTGAACGCCGCCGACCCGGACGCGACCCTGATGACCCTGGAGTCCCAGGCGGCTCCCGTGCCGGCCGAGGTGCCGGTTCGAGGGGTGTGCCGGGACGTCGACGAGTGGCTCTCCCTCTTCCCGGTCCTCGTCGGCTGGGGGCCGCTGCTCTCCCCCGCTCCGGCACTGCAGCTGGAGGGCGAACTGCGCTCGTGGGCACGGGAGCCCCGCCGCGCGTTCACCTGGGTGCGCCCCGCCACCGGGGCGGCACGGAGCCCCGGATCCGCGGCCCGGCCCCCGATGCGTCACCTGGGACCGGAACGAGTTCTCGCCGACGAGATCGTCGCGGCCATCCGGCAGGGCATCGCGGAGGGCCGGATCGCCGGTGGGGACCGCGTCACCGAACGCTCCCTGGCGGGTCGGTTGCGGACGTCGCGGGCCCAGGTCAGGACGGCGATGCGACTGCTGGAGAGGGACGGCCTGCTCACGATCACGACGGGGCACGCGGCGGTGGTCCCCGTCGTGACGACGAACGACGTCGTCGAGACGTACGCCGCCCGGCGCGCGCTGGGAGCCCTGGTGATGCGAGCCGCCGTCCGGTGGTCCCCGCAGGAGCGGCAGTCGGTCGGGGAGTCGCTGGACGCGCTGGAACGGTGCGCCGCGACCGGCGACGTCCACCGGACCGGCGAGGCGGACATCGCGTTCCAGAACGCCCTCGCCGAAGCCTCGGGCCTGGTCCGCATCGCGCCCATGCTGGAGGTCCTGGCGGACCACCTGCGCATGTTCATCGCCGTGATGGGGCTGGACTACGCCTACCCGATCGATGCGATCCTCCGTGACGATCGCGCCATCTTCGAGGCCATCGACTCCGGCGACGGCGAGGCCGCGGCGGAACGGTGGCGCGTCAAGATCGACGACGCCGCCACCTACATGCTCGGACAGCTCGCTGCCGCCAGAGCGCGGCCCAGCGGGAGCACGTGA
- a CDS encoding aminopeptidase P family N-terminal domain-containing protein, whose product MTGTPGSSFRQATRPGYDVPRSVASARTREAQPEVDAALVRTHAALHRHDLAAALLVGPVDTRYVSGTSTMPVWTLHVTDRYVLVPAEGEPILWAYASAPLELVSPHPHLETRTATSWSGFGSAERAQDRAERFAAEVADALRERGIHDARIGVERLDGYGFLALQTAGPHLKPVQLAIEQARATKGAAELELIRRSVRVCDAAMTHLHLAFRHRTMSSRPASDGLPSS is encoded by the coding sequence GTGACCGGTACACCGGGCTCGTCGTTCCGCCAGGCCACCAGACCCGGGTACGACGTGCCGCGGTCGGTCGCGTCGGCCCGGACCCGCGAGGCACAGCCCGAGGTGGACGCCGCGCTGGTCCGTACCCACGCTGCGCTGCACCGCCATGATCTGGCAGCTGCGCTGCTCGTCGGCCCGGTGGACACCCGGTACGTCTCCGGGACCTCCACCATGCCGGTCTGGACGCTGCACGTGACCGACCGGTACGTGCTGGTGCCGGCCGAGGGCGAGCCGATCCTGTGGGCGTACGCGTCGGCACCGCTCGAGCTAGTGTCTCCGCATCCGCACCTCGAGACCCGGACGGCGACGAGCTGGTCGGGCTTCGGGTCTGCGGAGCGAGCCCAGGACCGAGCCGAGCGGTTCGCGGCGGAGGTGGCCGACGCGCTGCGGGAGCGTGGGATCCACGACGCCCGGATCGGGGTGGAGAGACTCGACGGGTACGGGTTCCTGGCCCTTCAGACGGCCGGTCCGCACCTCAAACCGGTACAGCTGGCGATCGAGCAGGCGCGAGCCACGAAGGGCGCGGCGGAGCTCGAGCTCATCCGCCGGTCGGTGCGCGTCTGCGACGCGGCGATGACCCACCTGCACCTGGCTTTCCGGCACCGCACGATGAGCAGCCGTCCGGCGTCTGACGGGCTCCCGAGCTCTTGA